A window of Watersipora subatra chromosome 10, tzWatSuba1.1, whole genome shotgun sequence genomic DNA:
GTTTGCAATGGATGTCTCTGCTACCGGAGGAGGTTTTACTATTCCTGAGGTTTGATATTAAACATTCATACAAACATGAATGCTTGATTGTTGCATGTTTGTGCGATGTTACAGTCCTATGATGTTAGTAGGTTACATCAGATAGATTagtacaaaaactacatgcaatGGTTGCCTTGTTTGCCAAGAAAAGGGCACAAAAACTGAGTGTTGTTGTAGGCTTATGAGCTGGTCTTAAAAAAAGCTCAAGAAATGGATTGGAGTGAGAACTCTGCTAAAGCCCTGGTAGTTATTGGGGACAGTGCCCCACACCCTCCTTCCTTCACGGACCAAAATATCTACTGGCATACTGAGCTAGATATTCTTTCAGCTTTGGGAATTAAGGTAAGAACTGCCTCTGATATATCTATGATGACAGTGAATATACATAGACGAGGTGCTAGACATAGAACAGAATAGACATTAAAATAATAGACATGGAAATGAGCAGAATCGACATCAACCACCATCTACAAACGGGTTATGAGGTCTGTTTGTCATTCATTTATAAATCGAGTATTTGTTGGAGCTGAACAACTATATCTAGTTGCAAGtttgtagttattaatattatcttattttttggtgggtttattgttgttttattgattttcatCTGGGCTCGGTCATGCATACTAAATGTGGAAGGCAACATTTATTGCATGCTGATAGCAAGCACATTTGAACAATTCGTGCGTGGGAAGtaataatatttgtattttactgttacaGGTCTATGGAGTACAGGCTAGGTCCGACCGTGCAGTCACTTCCTTTTATAAAGAGCTCGCTGACAGAACAAACGGAGCATATGTTACGTTCTCCAATATATCCCTTATTAAAGACATGTTTCTGGCAGGTGGGTGTCACATTATAAGCTGAGCGTATGTTACAGAGTTTTCTGTACATTCATGGTATGACAAGGACAGGCTTTAGTAGTTGTCTGCCTACTAGAGCATGTACTTAGTGTATAGTGATGTAATTGGTGTATTTGACTGACAATATGTTGTGAATTCTACATATCTATGATGACAGTGAATATACATAGACGAGGTGCTAGACATAGAACAGAATAGACATAAAAATAATAGACATGGAAATGAGCAGAATCGACATCAACCACCATCTACAAATGGGTTATGATATGTAAAATTATGGTTATGAGATATAGATGTATGTCGAATTCACAATATGTTGTGAATTCTAAATTATCTTAGCTATTCTGGATTGGCTAGCTTTCACAATTGTTGCTTACATCAACCTTTATGTTTGGGTTACAGTGGGCTAcaatgggggctgtatatcattggttacatCACTCACTCCTGCCATTTGTTCCTCTTCTTTGGGTTACAGTGTGCTACAATGAAGCCTCAGAACAACATCTTGGCGAATTCCGAAGTGAATTGGAAGAGGGAGGTCAGTTAACGGCCCAACAAGAGCAAATATTCAGTCAGCTCCAGGAGCAGCAAGAGGCTGTCAAGGAAGACAAAGCAGCTGAAATAATTGATTTGCAAATAGCCTTTGATCCAAGACAATCCAAGGTACGTTAGCAACCAGATTTTGATTCACTACCTAGTTGTACATATAAGCTACTTAAAGCAATAATGCCACAAGACAGTGGCCACAACTGTGTAGCAGGTAACATGGTCTGTTTGTGTTGTAGAATTATACGAGCGCCAGCTGGTTTGACAAAGCTCTTGATCATGGGACTCCTCAGTACACATACAAGCCAGAAACCGACAAATGGGCTCCATGCGCCATAAGCAAGAATGTTCTGTCATTACCATCCACTACTCCTGCAGGCCGCATTGTTCCCTCTACTTCAAATGTCAGGACGaacaaaaaaccaaaaacaaGGAAACCCACTCTAATTTTCAACTGCTTTGCTTCTTCTCGTTGATGTATTTACCCTGAGCCTGAGAATTACATGTTTTTTGCACCCACTCTGTTGTACAATCTTATATgcttcatattattattatgtctaATGGTCCGTGTAACAAGAAAAAACATGGATTGTCACACAAATTTATTCCCTCTTAgcatataaaaataattctatTCATAATCACCGTTTTAGCAAAAGTTTATATGTAACTCGCTTGCAAAAAGTATGTATGTAATCGTATGCTAATATCATCTATACAAATAATAAGTTCTCAAGCAGAGCACTTCATCGGCTAGTTCATGTCTAGCAGCGCCAGTTAAAATGATGACTGAGATCTCTTGGATAAGTTGAGGTTCTCTGAGCTCACCCTCTTTTTCACGTCTTGAGATGTAAGGTCCATGGCTAGCCGCACCTGCTGCAGCCATGGCTTGTCCTTGAAGTTGCTCGCTATCGATAGGCATTTGATAGCGTAGTCCCGTGACTTGAGTCCACGGTATCTTTCATAGAGAGCAAGGGTTGTGAGTGCCGGATCTGTCTCCTGCATGAACAGAATTCATAATTTCGCAGTAGACATGTTGATGTCACTTACGATGCGAATCATGAACTGagttgctttttaaaatttgagaaaCAGAATTATTACCTTAGATTTGCAGTGCTGTAGGTAAGGTTGGACAGTGTTTTCTATGTTGATGAGTGTGAGAGACAGAATTATCACCTTAGATTTGCAGTGCTGTAGGTAAGGTTGGACAGTGTTTTCTATGTTGATGAGTGTGAGAGACAGAATTATCACCTTAGATTTGCAGTGCTGTAGGTAAGGTTGGACAGTGTTTTCTATGTTGATGAGTGTGAGAGACAGAATTATCACCTTAGATTTGCAGTGCTGTAGTTAAGGTTGGACAGTGTTTTCTGTGTTGATGAGTGTGAGAGACAGAATTCTTACCTTAGATTTGCAGTGCTGTAGGTAAGGTCGGACATTGTTTTCTGTGTTGATGAGTGTGAGAGACAGAATTATCACCTTAGATTTGCAGTGCTGTAGTTAAGGTTGGACAGTGTTTTCTATGTTGATGAGTGTGAGAGACAGAATTATCACCTTAGATTTGCAGTGCTGTAGTTAAGGTTGGACAGTGTTTTCTATGTTGATGAGTGTGAGAGACAGAATTGTTACCTTAGATTTGCAGTGCTGTAGGTAAGGTTAGAGAGTGCTTTCTATGTTGATGAGTGTGAGAGACAGAATTCTTACCTTAGATTTGCAGTGCTGTAGGTAAGGTTAGACAGTGTTTTCTATGTTGATGAGTATGAGAGACAGAATTGTTACCTTAGATTTGCAGTGCTGTAGTTAAGGTTAGACAGTGTTTTCTATGTTGATGAGTGTGAGAGACAGAATTATCACCTTAGATTTGCAGTGCTGTAGTTAAGGTTAGACAGTGTTTTCTATGTTGATGAGTGTGAGAGACAGAATTCTTACCTTAGATTTGCAGTGCTGTAGGTAAGGTCGGACATTGTTTTCTGTGTTGATGAGTGGCAGCGGTATGGAATATTCAACTGTctttacttttgcttttttcatcgcCGAGATGACCTGAAATATGTCAACATTTCAGCTGAGCCATCACTGCCTGTGATTCAAGGTAAGACAAACCTTTGCAAAATGGCTAGTAGTAATCTTCTTTCACGCTTGAATGATTAggttagaaatattttttattgttcaaaaTGAAGAAATAATGGCTTGCTACTGGTATTCGGTTATTTTGGGAACTCAGCTGGCTTCCCGACCAATATAATGCAAAACGATTGTTTGAAATCAGTAAAACCTGCTATGCATTTTTCACCACGTGTTTATGAGAGGACATATTGTATTTATTCACCACGTGTTTATGAGAGGACATATTGTATTTATTCACCACGTGTTTATGAGAGGACATATTGTATTTATTCACCACGTGTTTATGAGAGGACATATTGTATTTATTCACCACGTGTTTATGAGAGGACATATTGTATTTATTCACCACGTGTTTATGAGAGGACATATTGTATTTTTTCACCACGTGTTTATGAGAGGACATATTGTATTTAAAcacatctatctatatataaaaatctcaaagtttgtcatctgtgaTTTGGTCTGACCATCTACAGCAAGTAGTATCTAACAATGATAAATCTGTATGACAGAAGATTCAATCTCGGAACTTCCCGTACACCAGGCAACtacctaaccaattaagctacgtgAGATGCATCGAGCGAAATGAGTCGTTATCTGGATTAAAACACGCAGAGCACTCTGCATGCTCTGCATTTCTAAACGTCAAGAAAGTTTGCTcccacggctcttattagtaagttagcTTACTAGgtaacttactcaaattagccattggcaatgtgccaggctaatggcaagtggcagacaactacgctacctgtcactgtttaaaagctgtttttaatacccgtgcattTGGTAGCtagcaataaaatatatcattacaTTTCTGCTCATGTATTTGTAGTTTCTACTTGATGGTTCTGTCTCTGGTCCTTCACACCTCAAAAGGTCATAAATTTGATCTCATCGGTGAAATTATCAACAACCAGATGAGAGGTCTTTGGCAAAAGCATGATTTCTTTTAAACAAGATTTAAGCTGATGTTaaccatttttgtcagacaaactGTATAAGCTTAAGATTGTACAGTTAGCTTCAAGTCAAATTGTTGCAGTCTCTTCataaatatgtgtacatatttatatatattatatacattatatatattatatgcacaTAAAAGGTTGTTCACGAGAAAAAAACTACTCATTTTGTGGATGAGGTATTTGTGAAGAAGTGTTATGGTTAGTGCTGAACATAGTAGCTTGTCTGAACCTTCCGTTTCTCTCAGGTTAGTGAGTTCACGTctatattatttttcaatattagAAAACAGGCTTTAATAAGTTCTTGAGTACCTTCAATTATCATAGTACTAGTACGCTAGAAATCATAGTACTAGTACGCTAGAGATCATAGTACTAGTACGCTAGAGAGATCATAGTACTAGTATGAGAGATCATAGTACTAGTACGCTAGAGaggtcatcaggtgtaataagaatctgtacaattattctgcgAGGCAACAAGTGGCAGGTGGTAGAGTGGCGCAGTTGATAGTGTGGCTGGCTGGTAAACCAAATACAATGTATCTGAGTTTGAACCCTGTGCAATGCATGTTTTTACCTAACCTCTGATTGTAGTGAAGACTAGTGAAATGCCGGCGTTGCATGGTATTAAATATTAGCTTATAAACGGTGATATGAATGCCACACttataaactcagcttataaacattgccACTTGccgttagcctggcacattgccaatggctaattaaGTAAGCTCCTACTAATAGAATGATGTTGCGctgtaacggagagcggtagcatatttGCATCCACATAGGGACATGTGTCGCCCAATGAATCCTTCAATCTCGcgtagctaaattggtaaggcatttaCCTGGCGTAAGGGAGGTTcggagatcaaatcttctgcgatatgaATTGtccattccaatattttaatagctatagctggaaataCCGAAGGACATACAAACTATGAgatttatcccacgaccaaacacgagcggagcaaatgtttgagagttttatgataaatgcatgtgcacacaactcacaaaaattattcatcaacaacgtcgcaaacccttgtaccgaaatctcatctacaaatttaaccatttttcagtagagtcgtttaagtataataacaatacaaaacacatataagcctatttaaatatgttaccaagtctttgtaaattgtcgacaatattttaaaacttacccatctgattggattgtacacaaatagacaaattaatttggccgaaaatcgttattaaaacttgccaagccttatttttatcaaaattaagaccggcaaacgaaatgccgagcgacagagaatagaaccattaagtcgtgcgcatttcacgaaaaaataacgtgcacatttcaccagtctatattATTGTCGaaatgccgaaggtttctgtaattaacgtagaagtactgaaatataatcgtttttctttgccgatttcaaagtaactgacattttggacacttttcagtactttggtattttaactgatgtccaaagcagtgaaagtaaagaaaatgacgatgatattttttctaacgattcttatgagattattacaatatttaattataagtttggatgactattgaagtgttatagtcacactaacaacatcgatgatgggcaatatgttactgttattattttttctaaatagttttgttaaatagatttactaaaaatctatataaatatcacaacttcttaatattgttagctatgaggttttgaaatataaacaaaattgtgcattggttttctattattactatattaataatattggttattctaataatatcagtgcattttacttctaatattgcatttctcctattgtagggggagagatataaacatataatcttttccttttattattgctgcttgtagtacataataacacccacacccagtacattacagctactattgcagttatcctattgcattgcagtgccatttgactgctaatattgcatttctcaaccatcaataCCCTtgcttttttccaatatcactttggtagtgggctgcatgacaggggaatttctagtatatatatagattacaaaTTATACTACCTTGATAGATCATTCAAGGAATACTGTATTCCTCATTTATGTGAAGAATAGATCAACAGAGTCTTAACATGGAGTGAAATGAACTCACTCCATGCAACTagcctatatacatgtacatctagtGAATGTAGCCTTACTAGTCTAAAGGACACAAGTATTGGCTAATAGAAGAGCCTAGAGCAGTATGTAAAAGCTGTTATAACTGGCTATGGCTGAGCGCTGTGCAATTAGAACAAATAAGCAAATTAACTCGAGCAATTCACCAAATGattaaattacaatttttatatagttatatagatAATTGGTTCACaataaagttatataaaaatCAGTGTTTATCTTCTCATGGCAATAATCAACATCATTGCTCTCCAACTTACCACCATTCATTTTACTCATTAGTTATAGCATGAACCCTTTGTAGAGGTCTATGAACTGTAAAGATACAGATTTACAGAGACACAGGCTACCTTTAGGCTGATCAGAAGGAGCACTGAGTCTCGTAAGTTCTTACTTGCCACAAGTCATGGCGATGAATCAATGGTTTTTGTCCAAAATTTCTACTGTTTATATCACCCACCAACAACTGCTTTAAAAGTTGACtcgtaacaaaattcacattacagttatttggtatcaaaagattcaccatgtcttactctgttgtgttgtaggtgccaaatatgtggaaatgtgattacaagctcttaaaagctcaaaaatgaacagttaatcgcagccatcatgaaaacgccgtaggttgcaATCCCTCTATTTCGATAACGTACTCAaatcgacgtggttattgttttaacaagtgatgttctcacgtgaaataaaaggccaataaaaggcccAATAAAAACATCTCGTAGggctagtttatgataaacactttgggttctaccgggAAGCCCTTATCAAACttagatgttcgctactttacattttcgtttcggcttggtctaatcatctagtcgcaatctgatcatgtcaCCCATATTTCCTGCcgaatggcgcgaacaatttctgcagcattttctggttatcacaggtgaccattAGGCTCCTCGTgtttattagaggatgatatgcactctttcgagctaaggtttaaaaaattaaactaatttttaggttAGGCTTTGAGATACTATTGTTCAAAGTaatagcattacaatgataatgaaacagacgcataaggacaatagacatggctttattgaatgcatgaaatatatttgtgaaaatatttcgacgaatgtgTTTGCATGAAAGGGTAAACAGAGGCACACCGttttcaactacgtcccatttgggCTGTTTTGGAGAGGGATGCCAACCTatgcgttttcgtgatggctgcgattaactgttcgttttgagcttctaagagctcgtaatcacatttctacatattttgcacctacaacacagcagagtaagacatggtgaactttatgataccaaataactgtaatgtgaaatttgttgcaagtcaaccttaaaaaATATCTGTAGTTTTCTATGAATGGCGATTTGAAGGGCCAATCTAAATTTCAGAATAACAATACCCCAATCAATGTCATGCTTTTTGTctgaatatgtatatttttatttttttcaatataaTTTCAGCTCATATTGTTTTTCTGATCATACCGTCTCTCTTGGTGCTTCCCTGAGACATTAAAATGTACCTCGAAAGGGTGTTCATATTCTTTCTTCGTGTAGATGATACTAAATATTTCTTAGCTATCCAAATCGGTTTATGAGCTTAGATGTGGCTTGTAAGTTGTTATTGAAACAGTATATTATTGTTAGCTCAACTCATTTCTCTCAACCTTTTTATGAATGTATAACTCCACATGAACAttgtttatgtaagcgtttcgAAAAGCAAGTTTTgctgataatataataataatattcactCACCATTCTTTCTTTCTTCTCCTCAGTTTTTGACTTTCCTTTCCCTTTGCTACGATCTTCTTTTCCTGTTTCAATGTAATGGCCTTCATTCTCTTTATTGCCtttataaaacatgtaaaactGTTCTGACACAAATAAAAATAGCTTTCTTGGCCTGAGAGCTAGTCTTGTAGCTGCTTCCAGTTGGCTCCTCAGGCTAACTCAATGCTGTTAGTAGATATATTGAGAGAATTATACCAAATgtttaaactaaattatttttaaaattatgggtTCAGACAAATATTCAGAGTTCATTATGTTCAGCAGACCGCAATAACATATACTTTCTTAAccaaagagttgtctgctcttttgAAAATTGAGCATTGAGGCAATAATTTTGATTTGGTGTTTCAGTTAGCATTGGATAATCTCTTCACCGTACAGCTACCTATATTTTCTTAAAACATTTCTTAATGATCAGTTTGCTACTCTTCCTATTGATAATTACCCAAAGTCTTTGATGTTTTCCGATCTGGCAGCTGTGGTAATTTGCTTGAATCCACAGTTGTTGCAGCTGTTGATGGCCCCTTTGCTCGTTTTTTACCCGCTGTAAATGAACATTTGCGATCAGGAAAGATGGTGAGGTAAGTTGTTTGTTGAATATTTATAATGTtgtaattttttagcttttcttCACTCAACTAAACGGTGTGTTCAGTGAAATCTTGACAAACAACGGCTCTACATAAAGGTATACGTGACATTTGGCAAAGTGCCAACTAATATTAGAGGTGAACTGAATATTTTACTAGCGAATGTATGAGtttcttaaaaataaacaaaatgttagaaattaGTGAAGTAAGGCACAGCTTTGTAGgtaaaaaataaactattattattatgttataagCAAGCAGTAGATTGCGGATGAAGCATAAAGTTGTTGATATATTGAGGTGCTTTTATTTCATGCCGTAGTTTTGTCTTTGTCCATGGTGGTTTTGTATGGAATTTGTTTAGTGTTGCCGTAGTACCATAGTGTTCAAAGAGCGGTTGTTTTGTAACTAGCTCTTGGCTTTGTCAGAACCATCGACAGTTACATAGCAACGACCAGCAATGATTTGAACAAAACTACACGGTAAGTAAAGTCCCGATAGCAGTTGAAGCCAGTCTTCCATAATTATACATCGAGACCGCTATGATAACCTTTGCGTGCACTAAACTACAAAGTATATTCACTTTCACAAAGAGAGAGGTTTTGAAAGGAAAGCAAAAATTGAAGTGCAGCACACAGTCTAGCATTAGGCTAAGCGTGAAGATAGCGAGACGCGTAGCGAGACAAGAGGACAAATTGTCTAAGATATGCACTCGTCAGCCTACCAGTTCGTGCAGCCTCATCTGTCTCTAGTTGAAGGTTTTCTGCACAGAGAGAACAGGGCACATCAATGATGTAACTGACAGCAGAGGGGCCCTTGAGCAGAATGCATATAGCTAAGGCGTGGCCATGAAGTTGGTAATACTTGGACAGTCATATAAGTGTTGATAGTAAAActtaattataaaatgtatgtTTCTGGCATATCTACTGCAACAAGATCAACAAATAAACATGAAAAAGCGATATAGAAAGCTTCTTACCTCTAGAATTGGTGGAGCGCAGGCTATGCATTCGCTCCTCCATGTCCATATCTTCTACAACAGCCTCCTCCAATTTGGAAAGGGCTGTGTCCTGGTTCACCAGTCTCACCGTCTGGATGTCCTCTTCAACAATGCCGTCAGATCGAGAGGCCTGCCTCCCTGTAACCGAATTTGTAATAAAACAGCGCATTCAAATAATGAGCAAAGAGAAGGAAACCATACGAAGTGTTGCTAATGTACCTCCTCGTTGAGCAAGATTTGAAATTTTGGTTCGGCTCTGCTTGCCCCCTTTTGTTGCATTTGTGACTGCTTTGAAGTACTGTTTGGGAGGAGGCTTTTCTTTGTCAGAGGGGAGAATGAGGAACGACCTGTCAATTTTCTTTTCTTGGGTCGGGGTTGACCGGCCGTTCATGAGAGAAGAAGAGTAGCCATCTACGAGCACTCCGATACCTGATGCAGAGATAATAGTTAGTAACTTTACGCAAGTATCATGGTTGCGTGATAAGCTAATATAATTCGAACTGATATCAGCCACATATATTATTTGTTAT
This region includes:
- the LOC137406274 gene encoding uncharacterized protein isoform X2; amino-acid sequence: MRALVNYNITAITCKNAYDKTPFQVALMGKQKATAGFLLGKQWSRIQYGPVANGISLPLNIYSKMKNWCERAKDRNYHNNGPSRSTLKRRPYITMGGTLVGIGVLVDGYSSSLMNGRSTPTQEKKIDRSFLILPSDKEKPPPKQYFKAVTNATKGGKQSRTKISNLAQRGGRQASRSDGIVEEDIQTVRLVNQDTALSKLEEAVVEDMDMEERMHSLRSTNSRAGKKRAKGPSTAATTVDSSKLPQLPDRKTSKTLGNKENEGHYIETGKEDRSKGKGKSKTEEKKERMVISAMKKAKVKTVEYSIPLPLINTENNVRPYLQHCKSKETDPALTTLALYERYRGLKSRDYAIKCLSIASNFKDKPWLQQVRLAMDLTSQDVKKRVSSENLNLSKRSQSSF
- the LOC137406274 gene encoding uncharacterized protein isoform X1, with protein sequence MRALVNYNITAITCKNAYDKTPFQVALMGKQKATAGFLLGKQWSRIQYGPVANGISLPLNIYSKMKNWCERAKDRNYHNNGPSRSTLKRRPYITMGGTLVGIGVLVDGYSSSLMNGRSTPTQEKKIDRSFLILPSDKEKPPPKQYFKAVTNATKGGKQSRTKISNLAQRGGRQASRSDGIVEEDIQTVRLVNQDTALSKLEEAVVEDMDMEERMHSLRSTNSRENLQLETDEAARTAGKKRAKGPSTAATTVDSSKLPQLPDRKTSKTLGNKENEGHYIETGKEDRSKGKGKSKTEEKKERMVISAMKKAKVKTVEYSIPLPLINTENNVRPYLQHCKSKETDPALTTLALYERYRGLKSRDYAIKCLSIASNFKDKPWLQQVRLAMDLTSQDVKKRVSSENLNLSKRSQSSF